One window from the genome of Eriocheir sinensis breed Jianghai 21 chromosome 15, ASM2467909v1, whole genome shotgun sequence encodes:
- the LOC126998849 gene encoding uncharacterized protein LOC126998849 isoform X1: protein MATWGRPPSFTSRPAARMRLSTTAALTTLVALVAAAPLPKEHAEDNLVEAHEEGLLLLVPTLPADGSGDKQGNDIKKEVEYELISIPKDVLRREVRQVAQLYGAPHDDSKEDHGNIIISSKSSSNSYGTTQNPHYAIANLLATGAQTASGLVGSLGQTLSTVGLGAKQVLSDVVPAAAAGGAQAARWIAQNKANGVRTAVDLAGSGLRFAGQLSSSVLRVLLQVPGIKARVIAEIIRASQPLSYAISDVLAENSDELAVFLEAKNDIIRDALDIFIRLIQDTLAIKGKILARLGSSGLDIGAATFNAGLKLGGAFVESAGGIATAIGGGVGDLIRVGASADFPPPPPLPTINIASLLDLTRLFAPAPTYTTTLKPLPLPSKPAVTPAPSYSYDPPTSPSYSYSPPQQPSLTYGQPDH, encoded by the exons GATGAGACTTTCAACGACAGCCGCGTTGACGACTCTGGTGGCGTTGGTGGCGGCGGCGCCCCTGCCGAAGGAGCACGCCGAGGACAACCTGGTGGAGGCCCATGAGgaggggctgctgctgctggtgcccaCCCTACCCGCCGACGGCTCAGGCGACAAGCAGGGAAATGACATAAAGAAAGAG GTTGAGTACGAGCTGATCTCCATCCCGAAGGATGTACTGCGTCGAGAGGTCCGTCAGGTCGCCCAACTTTACGGAGCTCCCCA CGACGACAGCAAAGAAGACCACGGGaacatcatcatctcctccaagAG cagcagcaacagttacGGCACCACCCAGAACCCGCACTACGCCATCGCCAACCTTCTGGCCACGGGGGCGCAGACAGCCTCAGGTCTCGTCGGGAGCCTCGGCCAGACCCTCTCCACCGTGGGTCTGGGCGCCAAGCAAGTGCTCTCCGACGTcgtgcccgccgccgccgctggagGAGCTCAGGCCGCCAG GTGGATTGCGCAGAACAAGGCCAATGGAGTGAGGACGGCCGTGGACTTGGCAGGCAGTGGATTGCGCTTCGCCGGCCAGCTCAGCTCCTCCGTTCTGCGAGTGTTGCTGCAG GTGCCGGGCATCAAGGCGCGCGTCATCGCTGAGATCATCCGTGCCAGTCAGCCGCTGAGCTACGCCATCAGCGACGTTTTGGCCGAGAACTCCGACGAGCTGGCCGTCTTCCTAGAGGCCAAGAACGACATCATCCGCGATGCGCTGGACATCTTCATCCGCCTCATCCAGGACACGCTGGCCATCAAGGGCAAGATCCTCGCGCGCCTGGGCTCCTCGGGTCTGGACATCGGCGCCGCCACCTTCAATGCTGGGCTCAAGCTCGGCGGCGCCTTCGTGGAGTCTGCGGGAGGCATCGCCACAGCCATCGGGGGCGGTGTGGGAGATCTGATCCGCGTAGGAGCCTCCGCcgacttccctccacctcctcccctgccGACCATCAACATCGCCTCCTTGCTGGACCTGACGAGGCTCTTTGCCCCCGcccccacctacaccaccaccctGAAGCCCCTCCCGCTGCCCTCCAAGCCAGCCGTCACCCCCGCGCCCTCCTACTCCTATGACCCACCCACGTCGCCTTCCTACTCCTACAGCCCTCCTCAACAACCATCATTGACCTACGGCCAGCCTGATCACTAG
- the LOC126998850 gene encoding uncharacterized protein LOC126998850, with product MGWLAASLVTLTLVLSAASEDGGVCHLHNYVSSCVLNILEEHIEATAIINHCHVPLDITFLIVYQYRNSTRHSWKYTFVTSNQNERVLIPGLLLPIAPHAPVFLYARVPEREFNMHNSSFVAIEASFIAELSREKWEEADFLNHTVFISPSNDCHFSRGDQDPIPWIIGGLFAVALLSGLLGGGCYMYRKRKMAADQLALVSAMEVGMPGSQPYQMDTMTGQTTAREPSGQEQEAVDRSTPDGKAESSAEREEPQSRGTNNEVSSGKKGFKFERLKEDVSFQSNAADLEDPSVIIANPAYQEEIHKRKKKGGVKKQEQVDKLDLSSHDQTFTQGGGIINRMYQEGADTPQHKNEEENNQEVLDDVKTAEDSKLENDESLEESSQVGQGARRKVRGAVSSSTIVSAKAGDAGDSQKCL from the exons ATGGGTTGGCTCGCCGCCTCCCTGGTGACCCTGACCCTCGTGCTCTCCGCCGCCAGTGAAG ATGGAGGAGTGTGTCACCTGCACAATTATGTATCATCATGTGTTCTCAACATCCTGGAGGAACACATTGAAGCCACGGCCATCATCAACCACTGCCACGTGCCCCTCGACATCACCTTCCTCATTGTT TATCAGTACCGTAACAGCACCCGCCACAGCTGGAAGTACACCTTCGTCACCTCCAACCAGAATGAGCGCGTGCTGATCCCTGGCCTCCTGCTACCCATCGCCCCCCACGCCCCGGTGTTTCTGTACGCCCGGGTGCCTGAGAGAGAGTTCAACATGCACAACTCCTCCTTTGTTGCCATAGAG GCTTCCTTCATTGCTGAGCTGAGCCGTGAGAAGTGGGAAGAAGCAGACTTTCTCAATCACACAGTTTTCATCTCACCCTCCAATGACTGTCACTTCTCCAGGGGTGACCAAGATCCCATACCCTGGATTATAG GTGGGTTGTTTGCTGTTGCTCTCCTCTCTGGCCTGCTGGGAGGCGGGTGCTATATGTACCGCAAGAGAAAGATGGCAGCAGACCAGCTGGCCTTGGTGTCTGCCATGGAGGTGGGGATGCCAGGCTCCCAGCCATACCAG ATGGACACAATGACAGGCCAGACCACAGCTAGGGAGCCATCAGGTCAAGAACAAGAGGCAGTTGATAGAAGCACACCCGACGGCAAGGCAGAGAGCTCAGCTGAGAGAGAGGAACCACAGAGTCGAGGAACTAATAATGAAGTATCCAGTGGAAAAAAAGGATTTAAATTTGAAAGGCTGAAGGAAGATGTGAGTTTCCAAAGTAATGCTGCAGATTTAGAGGACCCCTCAGTCATCATTGCCAATCCAGCTTATCAGGAAGAAAttcacaaaagaaagaagaaaggtggagTAAAGAAACAGGAGCAAGTAGACAAGTTGGATTTGTCATCACATGATCAAACGTTTACCCAAGGCGGAGGCATCATCAACAGGATGTATCAGGAAGGAGCAGACACTCCACAGcacaagaacgaagaggagaataaCCAGGAGGTGTTGGACGACGTGAAAACTGCCGAAGACAGCAAGTTGGAAAATgatgaaag CCTGGAAGAGAGCAGCCAAGTGGGGCAGGGAGCAAGGAGGAAGGTGCGAGGAGCTGTTTCATCCTCCACCATTGTGTCGGCCAAGGCAGGGGATGCAGGAGACTCCCAAAAGTGTTTATGA
- the LOC126998849 gene encoding uncharacterized protein LOC126998849 isoform X4 yields the protein MRLSTTAALTTLVALVAAAPLPKEHAEDNLVEAHEEGLLLLVPTLPADGSGDKQGNDIKKEVEYELISIPKDVLRREVRQVAQLYGAPHDDSKEDHGNIIISSKSSSNSYGTTQNPHYAIANLLATGAQTASGLVGSLGQTLSTVGLGAKQVLSDVVPAAAAGGAQAARWIAQNKANGVRTAVDLAGSGLRFAGQLSSSVLRVLLQVPGIKARVIAEIIRASQPLSYAISDVLAENSDELAVFLEAKNDIIRDALDIFIRLIQDTLAIKGKILARLGSSGLDIGAATFNAGLKLGGAFVESAGGIATAIGGGVGDLIRVGASADFPPPPPLPTINIASLLDLTRLFAPAPTYTTTLKPLPLPSKPAVTPAPSYSYDPPTSPSYSYSPPQQPSLTYGQPDH from the exons ATGAGACTTTCAACGACAGCCGCGTTGACGACTCTGGTGGCGTTGGTGGCGGCGGCGCCCCTGCCGAAGGAGCACGCCGAGGACAACCTGGTGGAGGCCCATGAGgaggggctgctgctgctggtgcccaCCCTACCCGCCGACGGCTCAGGCGACAAGCAGGGAAATGACATAAAGAAAGAG GTTGAGTACGAGCTGATCTCCATCCCGAAGGATGTACTGCGTCGAGAGGTCCGTCAGGTCGCCCAACTTTACGGAGCTCCCCA CGACGACAGCAAAGAAGACCACGGGaacatcatcatctcctccaagAG cagcagcaacagttacGGCACCACCCAGAACCCGCACTACGCCATCGCCAACCTTCTGGCCACGGGGGCGCAGACAGCCTCAGGTCTCGTCGGGAGCCTCGGCCAGACCCTCTCCACCGTGGGTCTGGGCGCCAAGCAAGTGCTCTCCGACGTcgtgcccgccgccgccgctggagGAGCTCAGGCCGCCAG GTGGATTGCGCAGAACAAGGCCAATGGAGTGAGGACGGCCGTGGACTTGGCAGGCAGTGGATTGCGCTTCGCCGGCCAGCTCAGCTCCTCCGTTCTGCGAGTGTTGCTGCAG GTGCCGGGCATCAAGGCGCGCGTCATCGCTGAGATCATCCGTGCCAGTCAGCCGCTGAGCTACGCCATCAGCGACGTTTTGGCCGAGAACTCCGACGAGCTGGCCGTCTTCCTAGAGGCCAAGAACGACATCATCCGCGATGCGCTGGACATCTTCATCCGCCTCATCCAGGACACGCTGGCCATCAAGGGCAAGATCCTCGCGCGCCTGGGCTCCTCGGGTCTGGACATCGGCGCCGCCACCTTCAATGCTGGGCTCAAGCTCGGCGGCGCCTTCGTGGAGTCTGCGGGAGGCATCGCCACAGCCATCGGGGGCGGTGTGGGAGATCTGATCCGCGTAGGAGCCTCCGCcgacttccctccacctcctcccctgccGACCATCAACATCGCCTCCTTGCTGGACCTGACGAGGCTCTTTGCCCCCGcccccacctacaccaccaccctGAAGCCCCTCCCGCTGCCCTCCAAGCCAGCCGTCACCCCCGCGCCCTCCTACTCCTATGACCCACCCACGTCGCCTTCCTACTCCTACAGCCCTCCTCAACAACCATCATTGACCTACGGCCAGCCTGATCACTAG
- the LOC126998849 gene encoding uncharacterized protein LOC126998849 isoform X3 has product MATWGRPPSFTSRPAARMRLSTTAALTTLVALVAAAPLPKEHAEDNLVEAHEEGLLLLVPTLPADGSGDKQGNDIKKEVEYELISIPKDVLRREVRQVAQLYGAPHSSNSYGTTQNPHYAIANLLATGAQTASGLVGSLGQTLSTVGLGAKQVLSDVVPAAAAGGAQAARWIAQNKANGVRTAVDLAGSGLRFAGQLSSSVLRVLLQVPGIKARVIAEIIRASQPLSYAISDVLAENSDELAVFLEAKNDIIRDALDIFIRLIQDTLAIKGKILARLGSSGLDIGAATFNAGLKLGGAFVESAGGIATAIGGGVGDLIRVGASADFPPPPPLPTINIASLLDLTRLFAPAPTYTTTLKPLPLPSKPAVTPAPSYSYDPPTSPSYSYSPPQQPSLTYGQPDH; this is encoded by the exons GATGAGACTTTCAACGACAGCCGCGTTGACGACTCTGGTGGCGTTGGTGGCGGCGGCGCCCCTGCCGAAGGAGCACGCCGAGGACAACCTGGTGGAGGCCCATGAGgaggggctgctgctgctggtgcccaCCCTACCCGCCGACGGCTCAGGCGACAAGCAGGGAAATGACATAAAGAAAGAG GTTGAGTACGAGCTGATCTCCATCCCGAAGGATGTACTGCGTCGAGAGGTCCGTCAGGTCGCCCAACTTTACGGAGCTCCCCA cagcagcaacagttacGGCACCACCCAGAACCCGCACTACGCCATCGCCAACCTTCTGGCCACGGGGGCGCAGACAGCCTCAGGTCTCGTCGGGAGCCTCGGCCAGACCCTCTCCACCGTGGGTCTGGGCGCCAAGCAAGTGCTCTCCGACGTcgtgcccgccgccgccgctggagGAGCTCAGGCCGCCAG GTGGATTGCGCAGAACAAGGCCAATGGAGTGAGGACGGCCGTGGACTTGGCAGGCAGTGGATTGCGCTTCGCCGGCCAGCTCAGCTCCTCCGTTCTGCGAGTGTTGCTGCAG GTGCCGGGCATCAAGGCGCGCGTCATCGCTGAGATCATCCGTGCCAGTCAGCCGCTGAGCTACGCCATCAGCGACGTTTTGGCCGAGAACTCCGACGAGCTGGCCGTCTTCCTAGAGGCCAAGAACGACATCATCCGCGATGCGCTGGACATCTTCATCCGCCTCATCCAGGACACGCTGGCCATCAAGGGCAAGATCCTCGCGCGCCTGGGCTCCTCGGGTCTGGACATCGGCGCCGCCACCTTCAATGCTGGGCTCAAGCTCGGCGGCGCCTTCGTGGAGTCTGCGGGAGGCATCGCCACAGCCATCGGGGGCGGTGTGGGAGATCTGATCCGCGTAGGAGCCTCCGCcgacttccctccacctcctcccctgccGACCATCAACATCGCCTCCTTGCTGGACCTGACGAGGCTCTTTGCCCCCGcccccacctacaccaccaccctGAAGCCCCTCCCGCTGCCCTCCAAGCCAGCCGTCACCCCCGCGCCCTCCTACTCCTATGACCCACCCACGTCGCCTTCCTACTCCTACAGCCCTCCTCAACAACCATCATTGACCTACGGCCAGCCTGATCACTAG
- the LOC126998849 gene encoding uncharacterized protein LOC126998849 isoform X2, whose translation MATWGRPPSFTSRPAARMRLSTTAALTTLVALVAAAPLPKEHAEDNLVEAHEEGLLLLVPTLPADGSGDKQGNDIKKEVEYELISIPKDVLRREVRQVAQLYGAPHDDSKEDHGNIIISSKSSNSYGTTQNPHYAIANLLATGAQTASGLVGSLGQTLSTVGLGAKQVLSDVVPAAAAGGAQAARWIAQNKANGVRTAVDLAGSGLRFAGQLSSSVLRVLLQVPGIKARVIAEIIRASQPLSYAISDVLAENSDELAVFLEAKNDIIRDALDIFIRLIQDTLAIKGKILARLGSSGLDIGAATFNAGLKLGGAFVESAGGIATAIGGGVGDLIRVGASADFPPPPPLPTINIASLLDLTRLFAPAPTYTTTLKPLPLPSKPAVTPAPSYSYDPPTSPSYSYSPPQQPSLTYGQPDH comes from the exons GATGAGACTTTCAACGACAGCCGCGTTGACGACTCTGGTGGCGTTGGTGGCGGCGGCGCCCCTGCCGAAGGAGCACGCCGAGGACAACCTGGTGGAGGCCCATGAGgaggggctgctgctgctggtgcccaCCCTACCCGCCGACGGCTCAGGCGACAAGCAGGGAAATGACATAAAGAAAGAG GTTGAGTACGAGCTGATCTCCATCCCGAAGGATGTACTGCGTCGAGAGGTCCGTCAGGTCGCCCAACTTTACGGAGCTCCCCA CGACGACAGCAAAGAAGACCACGGGaacatcatcatctcctccaagAG cagcaacagttacGGCACCACCCAGAACCCGCACTACGCCATCGCCAACCTTCTGGCCACGGGGGCGCAGACAGCCTCAGGTCTCGTCGGGAGCCTCGGCCAGACCCTCTCCACCGTGGGTCTGGGCGCCAAGCAAGTGCTCTCCGACGTcgtgcccgccgccgccgctggagGAGCTCAGGCCGCCAG GTGGATTGCGCAGAACAAGGCCAATGGAGTGAGGACGGCCGTGGACTTGGCAGGCAGTGGATTGCGCTTCGCCGGCCAGCTCAGCTCCTCCGTTCTGCGAGTGTTGCTGCAG GTGCCGGGCATCAAGGCGCGCGTCATCGCTGAGATCATCCGTGCCAGTCAGCCGCTGAGCTACGCCATCAGCGACGTTTTGGCCGAGAACTCCGACGAGCTGGCCGTCTTCCTAGAGGCCAAGAACGACATCATCCGCGATGCGCTGGACATCTTCATCCGCCTCATCCAGGACACGCTGGCCATCAAGGGCAAGATCCTCGCGCGCCTGGGCTCCTCGGGTCTGGACATCGGCGCCGCCACCTTCAATGCTGGGCTCAAGCTCGGCGGCGCCTTCGTGGAGTCTGCGGGAGGCATCGCCACAGCCATCGGGGGCGGTGTGGGAGATCTGATCCGCGTAGGAGCCTCCGCcgacttccctccacctcctcccctgccGACCATCAACATCGCCTCCTTGCTGGACCTGACGAGGCTCTTTGCCCCCGcccccacctacaccaccaccctGAAGCCCCTCCCGCTGCCCTCCAAGCCAGCCGTCACCCCCGCGCCCTCCTACTCCTATGACCCACCCACGTCGCCTTCCTACTCCTACAGCCCTCCTCAACAACCATCATTGACCTACGGCCAGCCTGATCACTAG